In one Butyrivibrio proteoclasticus B316 genomic region, the following are encoded:
- the asnB gene encoding asparagine synthase B: MCAILTYAREDLSREFFEEMLSKTISRGPDMSRIQKVGCGWMGFNRLSIMGLNEAGMQPFNHNGNTVVCNGELYGFHDLKKYLESLGYSFQSESDCEILLPLYEILGTKMFGFLDAEYACVIYDKKKNSFIAARDPIGIRPLYYGYDAEGHIIFASEPKNLVGACDQIMPFPPGHFYEDGKFVCYRDMTKSKSKECRETLTDDSLEVIVENIHDKLFTGIQKRLDADAPVGFLLSGGLDSSLVCGVAAKLSDKPIETFAIGMDIDAIDLKYAREVADYIHSNHHEVIITKDDVIGALEPVIAALGTYDITTIRASIGMYLLCKWIHENTDIKVVLTGEISDELFGYKYTDFAPSAEAFQEEAEKRIREIHMYDVLRADRCISVNSLEARVPFGDLDFVDYVMGIDPEKKLNTYGIGKFLLRKAFEKDEVIPHSILMREKAAFSDAVGHSLRDDLMEYADSKYTYAEFETTKKKYEHATPFTKESLLYREIFEKYYPDQSDMVIDFWMPNKSWKGCNVTDPSARVLSNYGASGQ, from the coding sequence ATGTGCGCAATACTTACATACGCAAGGGAAGATTTATCCCGGGAGTTCTTTGAAGAAATGCTATCAAAGACCATATCAAGGGGCCCTGACATGTCAAGGATCCAGAAAGTAGGATGTGGATGGATGGGATTTAACCGTCTGTCTATCATGGGACTTAATGAAGCAGGAATGCAGCCCTTTAATCATAATGGTAATACGGTGGTATGTAACGGAGAGCTTTACGGATTTCATGATTTAAAAAAATACTTAGAATCCCTTGGATACAGCTTCCAGAGCGAAAGTGATTGCGAAATATTGCTTCCTTTATATGAGATATTAGGAACCAAAATGTTCGGATTTCTTGATGCTGAATATGCCTGTGTTATCTATGACAAGAAAAAGAATTCATTTATAGCAGCAAGAGATCCAATTGGAATCAGACCCCTCTATTACGGCTATGATGCAGAAGGACACATCATATTCGCATCTGAACCTAAAAACCTGGTGGGAGCTTGTGATCAGATAATGCCTTTCCCACCAGGGCATTTCTATGAGGATGGTAAGTTTGTCTGCTATAGAGATATGACAAAGAGCAAGTCAAAAGAGTGTAGAGAAACACTCACTGATGATTCCTTAGAAGTCATAGTTGAAAATATTCATGACAAGCTTTTTACCGGTATACAGAAAAGACTCGATGCGGATGCGCCTGTGGGATTTCTTTTATCAGGAGGTCTTGATTCATCCCTTGTCTGCGGCGTAGCGGCTAAGCTTTCCGATAAGCCAATTGAAACCTTTGCAATCGGAATGGACATAGATGCTATTGATCTTAAGTATGCAAGAGAGGTTGCTGATTACATTCATAGCAATCATCACGAGGTAATCATTACAAAAGACGATGTCATTGGAGCTTTGGAGCCTGTTATTGCAGCACTTGGAACCTACGACATCACAACAATAAGGGCATCAATCGGAATGTATCTTCTCTGCAAATGGATCCATGAGAACACAGATATAAAGGTTGTTCTGACAGGTGAGATTTCAGATGAACTTTTTGGTTACAAGTACACAGACTTTGCACCAAGCGCTGAGGCTTTCCAGGAAGAAGCCGAAAAGCGTATCAGAGAAATTCACATGTACGATGTACTTCGTGCAGACAGATGCATAAGTGTTAACTCTCTGGAAGCAAGAGTTCCATTCGGAGATCTGGATTTTGTGGATTATGTAATGGGAATCGATCCTGAAAAGAAATTGAATACCTATGGTATTGGTAAATTTCTTTTACGTAAAGCCTTTGAAAAGGATGAAGTTATTCCACATTCGATCCTAATGAGAGAAAAGGCAGCATTTTCAGATGCCGTGGGGCATTCTCTCAGAGATGACCTTATGGAATATGCAGACAGTAAATATACTTATGCTGAGTTTGAAACGACCAAAAAGAAATATGAACATGCAACTCCATTTACTAAGGAGTCACTGTTATACAGAGAAATATTTGAAAAGTACTATCCGGACCAGTCAGATATGGTTATTGATTTCTGGATGCCTAACAAGAGCTGGAAGGGCTGCAATGTAACAGATCCTTCAGCAAGAGTTTTATCGAATTATGGAGCCAGCGGTCAGTAA
- a CDS encoding glutamine synthetase III family protein — MIEASKLTTEFGSLVFNDKIMKERLPKDIYKAVHKTIEKGTHLELDVANCVAATMKEWAIENGATHFTHWFQPMTGLTAEKHDSFISPTEDGKIIMEFSGKELVKGEPDASSFPSGGLRATFEARGYTAWDPSSPAFIKDGSLYIPTAFCSYGGEALDKKTPLLRSMEALSNEAVKMMRLLGYEDVNRVNTTIGSEQEYFLIDKDFYKKRKDLLLTGRTLIGAPASKGQEMEDHYFGVIKPKVSAYMHDLDEELWKLGIPAKTKHNEVAPSQHELAPVFETANIAVDHNQLTMEVMKKVADKHNYACLLHEKPFEGVNGSGKHNNWSICTDTGINLLDPGKNPGENIPFLVFLMSVIAAVDEYAPILRLSVASAGNDHRLGGNEAPPAIISIFVGDELAEVLKAVEAGEAYKAVGKSQMTMGATVLPHFTKDNTDRNRTSPFAFTGNKFEFRMPGSSVSVANANIVLNTAVAEEVAKLYAKLSAYSGNELKEKVKEVLKETLLAHKRVLFNGNGYTDEWVEEAAKRGLPNLKALPDCMPYWISDESIDLFTRHGIFTKEEIYSRYEILLENYSKSIHIESLTMQEMIRKDLTEGLVAYEKDLSKEIVQKKSLLDGDCCALELGVLKSLDKSSAEMGKALSKLFEDTKKAEGMTEALETASYYESTVLADMDELRKYADEAEALIPEKYLSYPTYGEMLFSLR, encoded by the coding sequence ATGATCGAAGCGAGCAAATTAACAACAGAATTTGGAAGTCTAGTATTTAACGACAAGATTATGAAGGAACGCCTTCCCAAGGATATCTACAAGGCAGTTCATAAGACAATTGAAAAAGGAACACATCTTGAGCTGGATGTAGCTAACTGTGTAGCAGCAACCATGAAGGAGTGGGCAATCGAGAACGGTGCTACACACTTCACACACTGGTTCCAGCCAATGACAGGTCTTACAGCTGAAAAGCACGACAGTTTCATTTCTCCAACAGAGGATGGCAAGATCATCATGGAGTTCTCAGGAAAAGAGCTGGTTAAGGGCGAACCTGATGCATCAAGCTTCCCAAGTGGTGGTCTTCGTGCAACATTCGAAGCTAGAGGTTATACAGCATGGGATCCTTCATCACCTGCATTCATCAAGGATGGTTCCCTTTACATTCCAACAGCTTTCTGCTCATACGGCGGAGAAGCTCTTGATAAGAAGACTCCACTTCTTCGTTCAATGGAGGCTCTTTCAAATGAAGCGGTTAAGATGATGCGTCTTCTTGGATATGAGGATGTTAACCGCGTAAATACAACAATCGGTTCAGAACAGGAATATTTCCTTATCGACAAGGATTTCTATAAGAAGAGGAAAGATTTGCTTCTTACAGGCAGAACACTTATCGGTGCTCCAGCCAGCAAGGGTCAGGAGATGGAAGATCACTACTTCGGAGTTATTAAGCCAAAGGTATCTGCATACATGCACGACCTTGATGAAGAGCTCTGGAAGCTTGGAATCCCTGCTAAGACCAAGCACAACGAGGTTGCACCTTCTCAGCACGAGCTGGCTCCTGTATTTGAGACAGCAAACATCGCTGTAGATCACAACCAGCTCACAATGGAAGTTATGAAGAAGGTTGCTGACAAGCACAACTATGCATGTCTTCTTCACGAGAAGCCATTTGAGGGAGTTAACGGATCTGGTAAGCACAACAACTGGTCAATCTGCACAGATACAGGAATCAACCTTCTTGATCCAGGTAAGAACCCAGGCGAGAACATTCCTTTTCTTGTCTTTCTTATGTCTGTTATCGCAGCAGTTGATGAGTATGCACCAATCCTCAGACTTTCAGTAGCATCTGCAGGAAACGACCACAGACTTGGAGGAAACGAGGCACCTCCAGCAATCATCTCTATCTTCGTTGGTGATGAGCTTGCAGAAGTACTCAAGGCTGTTGAGGCCGGAGAAGCTTACAAGGCAGTAGGCAAGTCTCAGATGACAATGGGAGCAACAGTACTGCCACACTTCACCAAGGACAACACAGACAGAAACAGAACATCACCTTTTGCTTTCACTGGTAACAAGTTCGAGTTCAGAATGCCTGGTTCATCAGTTTCTGTTGCAAATGCTAATATCGTTCTCAACACAGCAGTTGCAGAAGAAGTAGCAAAGCTCTATGCAAAGCTTTCAGCATACAGCGGAAATGAGCTCAAAGAAAAGGTAAAGGAAGTTCTTAAAGAGACACTTCTAGCACATAAGAGAGTTCTTTTCAACGGAAACGGATATACAGACGAGTGGGTTGAGGAAGCTGCTAAGAGAGGCCTTCCAAACCTTAAGGCTCTTCCGGATTGCATGCCATACTGGATCAGCGATGAGTCAATAGATCTTTTCACAAGACACGGTATTTTCACCAAGGAAGAGATTTACTCAAGATATGAGATCCTCCTTGAGAACTATTCTAAGTCAATTCACATCGAGTCTCTCACAATGCAGGAGATGATCAGAAAAGACTTAACAGAAGGTCTTGTAGCATATGAAAAAGATCTGTCAAAAGAGATTGTTCAGAAAAAGAGCCTTCTCGATGGAGACTGCTGTGCACTTGAGCTGGGAGTTCTTAAGTCTCTTGATAAGTCTAGCGCAGAGATGGGCAAGGCACTTTCAAAGCTCTTCGAGGATACCAAGAAGGCAGAGGGCATGACAGAAGCTCTTGAGACAGCAAGTTACTATGAGAGCACAGTCCTTGCAGACATGGACGAGCTTAGAAAGTACGCTGATGAGGCAGAGGCACTTATTCCAGAGAAGTACCTTAGCTATCCAACATACGGAGAGATGCTGTTCTCACTTAGATAA
- the gltB gene encoding glutamate synthase large subunit, producing MEPWLNERDACGIGAVINIDGNADNKVLDDALSIVEKLEHRAGKDATGKVGDGVGILVQISHKFFKKEAEKSGMKLKSAGDYGIGMFFLPQDSMKRMFAKRLLEVIAQKENMKVLGWRDVPTHPEILGQVAVDCMPYIAQCFIERPSNVQRGVEFDRRLYCLRREYEKSSEDTYICSFSSRTIVYKGMFLVGQLRNFYEDLLSPDYVTAIAMVHSRFSTNTTPSWQRAHPYRMIAHNGEINTIRGNSDRMLAREETMSSDVLGEDLAKVYPVIASSGSDSAMLDNTLEFLYMNGMDLPLAMMLTIPEPWKHNDFMAQDRKDFYHYYATMMEPWDGPAAVLFTDGEVFGATLDRNGLRPSRYYVTKDNRLILSSEVGVLDIPEENIDKKSRLSPGHMLLVDTKEGRIISDEECKDKYSKASPYGEWLDRYLLHLHHLNIPNKKIPTNSQEMRDKLYKVFGYSYEDVKNQIMPMATNGIEPTVSMGTDVPLAMLSMHHQPLFCYFKQLFAQVTNPPIDSLREKVVTDTTVYIGSDGNLLKEKSDNCRVLEINNPILTGVDLMKIEALDQPGFKVRKISLLYYKNTPVERALEQLDVSVDRAVADGVNIIILSDRGVDENHMPIPSLLAVSSVEQHLVRTKRRTAVSLILESGEPRDVHQIATLLGFGARAIHPYLAQECIAELIDIGILDKDYHTAIADYNKALLGGVVKIAAKMGISTLQSYQSARIFEAIGLSKELVDKYFTGTTSRVGGIGIAEIGQDVEFRHNRAFDPLGLSTDTTLDSIGFHSLRSGEDKEDHMYSPKTIVTLQRAVREGDYERFKEYSQMVDDEDRPHTLRALLSFVPADKPVPIEEVESEEEIVKRFQTGAMSYGSLSKEAHETLAIAMNRLGGKSNTGEGGEDIARFGTERNSAVKQVASGRFGVTSQYLQSAKEIQIKMAQGAKPGEGGHLPGKKVYPWVASTRYSTPGVALISPPPHHDIYSIEDLAQLIYDLKNANDKARISVKLVSEAGVGTIASGVAKAGAQVILVSGYDGGTGAAPSSSVHHAGLPWELGVSEAHQSLLDNGLRSRVVLETDGKLMTGRDVAIAALLGAEEFGFATAPLVCMGCMMMRVCNKDTCPVGIATQNEELRKRFKGKPEHVMNFMLFVARQLREIMSQLGFRTVEEMVGRTDKLAMRTYGGSDMDIKKRKEAADLSRILDRAYVDRKDNHFDPKEVYNFGLEKTLDSKVLIPAYEKNKDKLGMQIYTGKQAGKTKDAQADNRLLVKVDVSSTDRSFGTLLGSRVTADYQNILVEDSIVVEAQGGGGQSFGAFLPKGVTIRLYGDANDGFGKGLSGGKVVVRPSEKATFKAHENIIIGNVALYGATAGKAYVCGVAGERFCVRNSGAVAVAEGCGDHGLEYMTGGRAVILGMTGKNFAAGMSGGIAYVLDREHTLYLRMNKDMASLCELTEKYDIAELRGILEDYVKETDSEFAKEILSDFENYIPDFKKIVPNDYQKMLTAIGRLEEQGIDHDTAVLEAFKELT from the coding sequence ATGGAACCATGGTTGAATGAGAGAGACGCCTGCGGAATAGGCGCCGTAATTAACATAGATGGAAATGCCGATAACAAGGTTCTTGACGATGCACTTAGCATTGTTGAGAAGCTTGAACATCGTGCTGGTAAAGATGCCACAGGCAAAGTCGGTGATGGCGTTGGTATTTTGGTGCAGATTTCTCACAAGTTCTTTAAAAAAGAAGCTGAGAAGTCAGGAATGAAGCTTAAAAGTGCCGGTGATTACGGCATTGGAATGTTCTTTTTGCCACAGGATTCTATGAAGAGAATGTTTGCAAAAAGGCTTCTGGAAGTTATTGCCCAGAAAGAGAACATGAAGGTTCTTGGCTGGAGAGATGTGCCAACACATCCCGAAATATTGGGACAGGTGGCAGTCGACTGCATGCCCTATATTGCTCAGTGCTTTATTGAAAGACCATCCAATGTTCAGCGCGGAGTAGAATTTGACAGACGACTTTATTGCCTTAGGAGAGAGTATGAGAAATCTTCTGAGGATACTTATATTTGCTCTTTTTCATCCAGAACCATTGTGTATAAAGGAATGTTCCTTGTAGGACAGCTTCGTAATTTCTACGAAGATCTTCTTTCTCCTGATTATGTTACGGCTATTGCTATGGTTCATAGCCGCTTTTCCACTAATACAACACCGTCATGGCAGAGAGCTCATCCGTACAGAATGATCGCTCATAATGGTGAGATCAATACAATCCGTGGTAACAGCGACAGAATGCTTGCCCGTGAAGAGACCATGTCTTCGGATGTTCTTGGTGAAGACCTTGCCAAGGTCTATCCTGTAATTGCATCTTCCGGATCAGACTCTGCAATGCTTGATAATACGCTGGAATTTCTGTACATGAATGGTATGGATCTTCCTCTTGCTATGATGCTCACAATTCCTGAACCCTGGAAGCACAATGATTTCATGGCCCAGGACAGGAAAGATTTTTACCACTATTATGCAACTATGATGGAGCCATGGGACGGCCCCGCAGCAGTTCTTTTTACTGATGGTGAAGTGTTCGGCGCTACTCTTGATAGAAACGGACTGCGTCCATCAAGATATTATGTCACCAAGGATAACAGACTCATTCTCTCTTCTGAGGTGGGTGTCCTTGACATTCCTGAAGAAAACATTGATAAGAAATCCCGCTTGTCACCTGGACATATGCTCCTTGTAGACACCAAAGAGGGACGAATCATCTCTGATGAAGAATGTAAGGATAAGTATTCCAAGGCAAGCCCTTACGGTGAGTGGCTTGATAGATATCTTTTGCACCTTCATCACCTTAATATTCCCAACAAAAAGATTCCTACAAATAGCCAGGAGATGAGAGATAAGCTCTATAAAGTATTTGGCTATTCTTATGAGGATGTTAAGAATCAGATCATGCCTATGGCTACAAATGGCATAGAACCTACAGTATCTATGGGTACTGACGTACCGCTGGCTATGCTTTCCATGCATCATCAGCCACTGTTTTGCTATTTCAAGCAGCTCTTTGCCCAGGTAACAAATCCGCCTATTGACTCGCTTCGTGAGAAGGTTGTTACTGATACCACAGTGTACATCGGATCTGATGGAAATCTGTTAAAAGAAAAGAGTGATAACTGTCGAGTTCTGGAGATCAATAATCCTATCCTTACAGGCGTTGACCTGATGAAGATTGAGGCCCTTGATCAGCCTGGATTTAAGGTTAGAAAGATTTCTCTTTTGTATTATAAAAATACTCCTGTTGAAAGAGCATTGGAGCAGCTTGACGTGTCTGTTGACAGGGCTGTTGCTGACGGAGTAAACATCATCATCTTGTCAGACAGGGGAGTTGATGAAAACCACATGCCAATACCATCTCTTCTTGCTGTATCTTCAGTTGAGCAGCATCTGGTTAGAACCAAGAGACGCACTGCGGTTTCTCTTATTCTTGAAAGTGGTGAGCCAAGGGATGTTCATCAGATTGCTACTCTTCTTGGTTTTGGTGCAAGAGCTATTCACCCTTACCTTGCACAGGAGTGTATCGCAGAACTCATAGATATCGGAATCCTTGATAAGGACTATCACACAGCAATTGCTGATTATAATAAGGCACTTCTTGGAGGTGTTGTTAAGATTGCGGCTAAGATGGGTATTTCAACACTTCAGTCCTATCAGTCAGCAAGAATCTTTGAAGCAATCGGTTTGTCAAAAGAGCTGGTGGATAAGTACTTTACCGGAACAACCAGCCGAGTAGGCGGAATCGGAATTGCAGAGATCGGCCAGGACGTAGAGTTTAGGCATAATAGAGCATTTGATCCTCTGGGACTTTCAACAGATACTACCCTTGATTCTATCGGCTTCCATTCACTTAGAAGCGGTGAGGACAAGGAAGATCATATGTACAGCCCTAAGACTATTGTTACTCTTCAGAGAGCAGTCAGAGAGGGCGACTACGAGAGATTTAAAGAGTACAGTCAGATGGTGGATGATGAGGACAGACCTCATACTCTGAGAGCTCTTTTATCATTTGTTCCTGCAGATAAGCCGGTGCCAATTGAGGAAGTTGAAAGCGAAGAGGAAATCGTAAAGCGTTTCCAGACAGGTGCCATGAGTTACGGCTCTCTTTCCAAGGAGGCCCATGAGACTCTTGCCATAGCTATGAACAGACTTGGAGGCAAGTCTAATACCGGAGAAGGCGGCGAGGATATTGCCCGCTTTGGAACAGAGAGAAACAGTGCAGTTAAGCAGGTGGCATCAGGAAGATTCGGCGTAACAAGCCAGTATTTGCAGTCTGCAAAAGAAATCCAGATCAAGATGGCTCAGGGAGCTAAGCCCGGTGAGGGCGGACATCTTCCAGGCAAAAAGGTATATCCATGGGTTGCAAGTACTCGTTACTCAACTCCAGGCGTAGCCCTTATTTCACCGCCACCTCACCATGATATCTATTCAATTGAGGATCTGGCGCAGCTTATTTATGACCTTAAAAATGCCAATGATAAGGCAAGAATATCAGTTAAGCTGGTTTCAGAAGCAGGTGTAGGCACTATTGCATCAGGTGTTGCCAAGGCAGGAGCACAGGTAATTCTGGTGTCAGGATATGACGGAGGAACAGGTGCAGCTCCTTCTTCATCAGTTCATCACGCTGGACTTCCGTGGGAACTTGGTGTGAGTGAAGCGCACCAGTCACTTCTTGATAACGGCCTTAGAAGTCGTGTTGTACTTGAAACAGATGGTAAACTCATGACAGGTAGAGATGTTGCTATTGCAGCCCTTCTTGGAGCAGAGGAGTTTGGATTTGCTACCGCTCCCCTTGTATGCATGGGATGTATGATGATGCGTGTCTGCAATAAGGATACTTGCCCTGTTGGTATCGCAACTCAGAATGAGGAACTTAGAAAGCGCTTTAAGGGTAAGCCAGAGCATGTTATGAACTTCATGCTCTTTGTGGCAAGACAGCTTCGTGAGATCATGAGTCAGCTTGGCTTTAGAACCGTAGAGGAGATGGTAGGAAGAACAGATAAGCTTGCCATGAGAACCTACGGCGGAAGTGATATGGATATCAAAAAGCGCAAGGAGGCAGCAGATCTTAGCCGTATCCTTGACAGAGCATATGTGGACAGAAAAGATAACCACTTTGATCCTAAGGAAGTTTATAACTTTGGTCTTGAGAAGACACTGGATTCAAAGGTGCTGATTCCTGCGTATGAGAAAAATAAAGATAAGTTGGGCATGCAGATTTATACAGGAAAGCAAGCAGGTAAGACGAAGGATGCCCAGGCTGACAACAGGCTGCTTGTAAAAGTTGATGTATCCAGTACCGACAGGAGCTTTGGAACACTTCTTGGCAGCAGAGTAACTGCTGATTACCAGAATATTCTTGTAGAAGACAGTATTGTTGTTGAGGCACAGGGCGGAGGAGGTCAGTCCTTTGGCGCATTCCTTCCTAAGGGCGTAACCATTAGGCTCTACGGCGATGCTAATGATGGATTTGGTAAGGGCTTGTCCGGAGGTAAAGTAGTTGTAAGACCTTCTGAGAAAGCAACCTTCAAAGCTCATGAGAATATCATTATAGGTAACGTTGCACTTTACGGCGCAACAGCAGGAAAGGCTTATGTCTGCGGCGTTGCAGGTGAGAGATTCTGCGTACGTAATTCTGGAGCTGTTGCTGTAGCAGAAGGTTGCGGCGATCACGGGCTTGAATACATGACCGGCGGAAGAGCAGTAATCCTTGGCATGACAGGCAAGAACTTCGCGGCCGGTATGAGTGGTGGAATTGCTTATGTCCTTGATAGAGAACATACTCTTTACCTTCGAATGAACAAGGATATGGCATCACTTTGCGAGCTTACAGAGAAATATGATATAGCAGAGCTCAGAGGAATCCTTGAGGACTATGTAAAAGAGACAGACTCTGAATTTGCTAAGGAAATCCTGTCTGACTTTGAAAACTATATTCCGGATTTCAAGAAAATCGTTCCTAATGACTATCAGAAGATGCTGACAGCAATCGGAAGGCTCGAGGAGCAGGGTATTGATCATGATACTGCAGTTCTTGAAGCTTTCAAGGAACTTACGTAA
- a CDS encoding glutamate synthase subunit beta, with amino-acid sequence MGKDTGFLEYKRKNNGDVPPKERIKTFEEFHTPLMTEERRQQASRCMNCGVPFCQSAMNLSGMVTGCPLHNLIPEWNDEVYKGHDKHAFARLHKTSNFPEFTGRVCPALCEKACMCGQYGDSVTVHDNELYLVETAFENGYIQPMVPSIRSGKRVAVVGSGPSGLAVADELNHRGHSVEVFEREDEIGGLLMYGIPNMKLDKTVIKRRRALMEAEGVVFHTGVNIGDNSIATEKKTGKAKAGSDSKQVTAQDLLAKFDAVVMCCGAKKARPLPAADPEKVGGVYYAVDFLTQTTKALMESSGVKDRAKKEDYSGLVKLVSDQADKSSETLKNHGGYIDAAGKNVVIVGGGDTGNDCIATVIRHGVKSVTALEMMPKPPAERAANNPWPEWPKTLKTDYGHEEAIYLFGNDPRVYETTVKSVTTDKKGNIKQIETVKVAFKDGKLTEVAGSEKTLKCDLLLIAAGFVGCEDYSADAFSLKRSPRGTVVTEDGGYHIPNTKIFSAGDMHRGQSLVVWAIAEGRACARKVDEYLMGYTNL; translated from the coding sequence ATGGGAAAAGATACAGGATTTCTTGAATATAAAAGAAAAAACAACGGAGATGTACCTCCAAAGGAAAGAATTAAAACTTTTGAGGAGTTTCATACTCCTCTTATGACCGAGGAGAGAAGGCAGCAGGCTTCAAGATGTATGAACTGTGGTGTTCCCTTCTGTCAGTCAGCAATGAACCTCAGCGGAATGGTGACAGGATGTCCCCTTCATAATCTGATACCTGAGTGGAATGATGAGGTTTACAAGGGGCACGACAAGCATGCCTTTGCAAGACTTCACAAGACCAGCAACTTCCCGGAGTTTACTGGAAGAGTATGTCCTGCCCTTTGCGAGAAGGCATGCATGTGCGGACAGTACGGCGATTCAGTAACGGTTCATGACAACGAGCTTTATCTGGTGGAGACTGCTTTTGAAAATGGCTACATCCAGCCTATGGTACCTTCTATCAGAAGTGGTAAAAGAGTTGCCGTTGTAGGAAGCGGTCCTTCAGGCCTGGCAGTTGCTGATGAGTTAAATCACAGAGGTCATAGCGTCGAAGTCTTTGAAAGAGAAGATGAAATAGGCGGACTTCTCATGTATGGAATTCCCAATATGAAGCTTGACAAGACCGTCATCAAGAGAAGACGTGCTCTTATGGAGGCTGAAGGAGTTGTGTTCCATACGGGTGTGAATATTGGAGATAACAGTATTGCAACTGAGAAAAAGACTGGAAAAGCCAAAGCAGGATCAGATAGTAAACAGGTAACAGCGCAGGACCTACTTGCGAAATTCGATGCAGTAGTTATGTGCTGTGGAGCTAAAAAAGCACGTCCTCTTCCTGCAGCTGATCCTGAGAAAGTTGGCGGCGTATATTATGCTGTGGACTTCCTTACACAGACCACTAAGGCTCTTATGGAATCATCAGGAGTGAAAGATAGAGCAAAAAAAGAAGATTATAGTGGTTTGGTTAAGCTTGTATCAGATCAGGCTGATAAATCTTCAGAGACATTGAAAAATCATGGTGGCTATATCGACGCTGCCGGTAAGAACGTAGTTATAGTCGGAGGAGGCGATACCGGAAATGACTGTATTGCAACAGTCATAAGACATGGGGTAAAGAGTGTTACAGCCCTTGAGATGATGCCCAAGCCTCCTGCAGAGCGCGCAGCAAATAACCCATGGCCCGAGTGGCCCAAAACTCTCAAGACAGACTACGGCCATGAGGAAGCAATATACCTCTTTGGCAATGATCCAAGAGTATACGAGACTACAGTTAAAAGCGTAACCACAGATAAAAAAGGAAATATCAAGCAGATCGAAACCGTTAAAGTAGCATTCAAAGACGGAAAACTTACAGAAGTAGCCGGCTCAGAGAAAACACTTAAGTGTGACCTTCTCCTTATCGCAGCAGGTTTTGTCGGCTGCGAAGACTACTCTGCTGATGCCTTTTCACTTAAGCGCAGCCCTCGAGGCACAGTAGTTACCGAAGACGGCGGCTACCACATCCCTAATACCAAAATCTTCTCTGCCGGTGATATGCACCGCGGCCAGTCCCTGGTTGTATGGGCTATTGCAGAAGGCAGAGCCTGTGCTAGAAAAGTTGATGAGTATCTGATGGGATATACGAATCTGTAG